A genomic stretch from Caulobacter sp. FWC2 includes:
- a CDS encoding TIM-barrel domain-containing protein: MRKASLAQPPLFALAEREGPRMTLRADTGAVAHVFVLEEDVIRVLLLADGAPTSPPSWSIAPGQTDIAEPGRDRIDVSGFAAPAFTLEEQGGGLVLATSRLRLEITLEGFFCRWSQQTPDGWRVIAEDRPTQAYNFGWWDEGVYHYVKRTPGQRYYGLGERAGAMDRAGRRFRLTNLDPMGYDASADDPLYKSIPYVLVVDAEGAAHGVFYDTTADPVFDFGHEHDNYHPHYRYMRAASGDLDYYMIAGPDAREVTRRYTWLTGRPALMPRWVLGYSGSTMTYTDAPDAQKRMGEFIAGVSRHDIPCESFHLSSGYTSIGDRRYVFHWNRDKFPDVEGFVRGYAEAGVELVPNIKPALLVTHPRYAELAKKGWFVSDADGDPIVCQFWDEVGSYVDFTQPAAVAWWRAQVTEQLLAYGIRSTWNDNNEYEIWDRRARIAGFGAPRDAAAERPVQTLLMMRASRAAQIAYRPNERPYVVTRSGMAGMQRYAQTWSGDNYTAWKTLRFNQKMGLGLALSGVSNTGHDIGGFAGPAPEPELLLRWVQAGIVMPRFSIHSWNTDGTVNEPWMYPEVTPAIVETLKLRRALQPLLHDLLWRHHADYEPVTRPLWLDFADDPRSWEDGDAYLLGPDLLVAPALDQGVEAVRAYLPAGTVWRDLRDDKAYAGGEEHDLAAPLSGLPPMLAREGSGVFVDLAPAGFAAAAPRPGVLLYPPAGAGQMSWSGFDESDAAPRDPAAPQGWTLEVEADADTLTIQVGWRGEVAPAADALRLVLPRGETRRLVLNGAEVTAEREEILGTERLVLAWMV; this comes from the coding sequence GTGCGTAAGGCTAGTCTGGCCCAGCCGCCGCTTTTCGCCCTGGCCGAGCGCGAAGGCCCCCGCATGACCCTGCGCGCCGACACCGGCGCTGTCGCCCATGTCTTCGTGCTGGAAGAGGACGTCATCCGCGTCCTGCTGCTGGCCGATGGCGCGCCGACCTCGCCGCCCAGCTGGTCCATCGCCCCCGGACAGACCGACATCGCCGAGCCCGGCCGCGACCGCATTGACGTCTCGGGCTTCGCCGCGCCCGCCTTCACGCTGGAGGAGCAGGGCGGAGGCCTGGTCCTGGCGACCTCCCGTCTGCGCCTGGAGATCACGCTCGAGGGCTTCTTCTGCCGCTGGTCGCAACAGACGCCCGACGGCTGGCGCGTGATCGCCGAGGACCGCCCGACCCAGGCCTATAATTTCGGCTGGTGGGACGAGGGCGTCTATCACTACGTCAAGCGGACGCCGGGCCAGCGCTATTACGGCCTGGGCGAGCGGGCCGGGGCCATGGACCGCGCCGGGCGCCGGTTCCGCCTGACCAACTTGGATCCGATGGGCTACGACGCCTCGGCCGACGATCCGCTGTACAAGTCGATCCCCTACGTCCTGGTCGTCGACGCCGAGGGCGCGGCGCACGGGGTCTTCTACGACACGACCGCCGACCCGGTGTTCGACTTTGGCCACGAGCACGACAATTACCACCCGCACTACCGGTACATGCGGGCCGCGAGCGGCGACCTCGACTACTACATGATCGCTGGACCCGACGCCCGCGAGGTCACCCGCCGCTACACCTGGCTGACCGGCCGGCCGGCGCTGATGCCCCGCTGGGTGCTCGGCTATTCCGGCTCGACCATGACCTATACCGACGCGCCGGACGCGCAGAAGCGCATGGGCGAGTTCATCGCCGGCGTCAGCCGCCACGACATCCCGTGCGAGTCCTTCCACCTGTCGTCGGGCTACACCTCGATCGGCGACCGGCGCTACGTGTTCCACTGGAACCGCGACAAGTTCCCGGACGTGGAAGGCTTCGTGCGCGGCTATGCCGAGGCCGGCGTCGAGCTGGTTCCGAACATCAAGCCGGCCCTGCTGGTCACCCATCCGCGCTATGCCGAACTGGCCAAGAAGGGCTGGTTCGTCAGCGACGCCGACGGCGATCCGATCGTCTGCCAGTTCTGGGACGAGGTCGGCAGCTATGTCGACTTCACCCAACCCGCCGCCGTCGCCTGGTGGCGCGCCCAGGTGACCGAGCAACTGCTGGCCTACGGCATTCGCTCCACCTGGAACGACAACAACGAATACGAGATCTGGGATCGCCGGGCCCGCATCGCCGGCTTCGGAGCGCCGCGCGACGCGGCGGCCGAGCGGCCGGTGCAGACCCTCCTGATGATGCGCGCCAGCCGCGCGGCGCAGATCGCCTATCGGCCGAACGAGCGGCCCTATGTGGTCACGCGCAGCGGCATGGCCGGCATGCAGCGCTACGCCCAGACCTGGTCGGGCGACAACTATACCGCCTGGAAGACCCTGCGCTTCAATCAGAAGATGGGCCTGGGGCTGGCGCTGTCGGGCGTCTCCAACACCGGCCACGACATCGGCGGTTTCGCCGGACCCGCGCCGGAGCCCGAGCTGCTGCTGCGCTGGGTGCAGGCCGGGATCGTGATGCCGCGTTTCTCGATCCACAGCTGGAACACGGACGGCACCGTCAACGAGCCCTGGATGTATCCGGAGGTCACCCCGGCCATCGTCGAGACGCTGAAGCTGCGCCGGGCCTTGCAGCCGCTGCTGCACGATCTGCTGTGGCGCCACCATGCCGATTACGAGCCGGTGACCCGTCCGCTATGGCTGGACTTCGCGGATGATCCTCGGAGCTGGGAGGACGGCGACGCCTACCTGCTGGGGCCGGACCTGCTGGTCGCCCCCGCCCTGGACCAAGGCGTCGAGGCCGTGCGCGCCTATCTTCCGGCCGGCACCGTCTGGCGCGACCTGCGCGACGACAAGGCCTATGCAGGGGGCGAGGAACACGATCTCGCCGCGCCGCTCAGTGGTCTGCCGCCGATGCTGGCGAGAGAGGGTTCGGGCGTGTTCGTCGACCTCGCGCCGGCCGGTTTCGCCGCCGCTGCGCCGCGCCCCGGCGTGCTGCTCTATCCGCCGGCCGGCGCGGGGCAGATGAGCTGGAGCGGCTTCGATGAGAGCGACGCCGCGCCGCGCGATCCTGCGGCGCCGCAGGGCTGGACCCTCGAGGTCGAGGCCGACGCGGACACGCTGACGATCCAGGTGGGCTGGCGCGGAGAGGTCGCGCCAGCGGCCGACGCCCTGCGGCTGGTCCTGCCGCGCGGCGAGACCCGCCGCCTTGTCCTGAATGGCGCGGAGGTCACCGCCGAGCGGGAAGAGATCCTGGGGACCGAGCGTCTGGTCCTGGCCTGGATGGTCTGA
- a CDS encoding alpha/beta hydrolase has protein sequence MSHAPSRRLFGLLAGAAACLAALTAHAAPAAQPAPAAPGGWVNAVLPIPAPKEPAAFALPVANALANPAHEAWARQDSSQRLVYNVSRPSLTLMPGGPAADKDAPAVILVPGGGFQFLAMDNEGYDVAKRLAPLGVRVFILKYRTIPLPDSIDGFKAALAGTFQRGEGAEERTRQTPYAVADAQAAIRAVRDHAHEWGVDPKRVGVLGFSAGAMTVLGALQANAPDARADFAGMIYGPTQSDVVPPNAPPLFAALAADDRFFRSQDLSLIHNWRKSGASVELHLYSAGAHGFASRPQGTTSDAWFDQYALWLKAMKLTP, from the coding sequence ATGAGCCACGCCCCTTCCCGCAGACTGTTCGGCCTCCTGGCCGGCGCGGCGGCCTGCCTGGCCGCCTTGACCGCCCACGCCGCGCCCGCCGCTCAACCCGCTCCGGCCGCGCCTGGCGGCTGGGTCAACGCCGTGCTGCCGATCCCCGCGCCCAAGGAGCCTGCGGCCTTCGCCCTGCCCGTGGCGAACGCCTTGGCCAATCCCGCTCACGAGGCCTGGGCGCGGCAGGATTCCAGCCAGCGCCTCGTCTATAACGTCTCCCGGCCGAGCCTGACCCTGATGCCGGGCGGCCCGGCGGCCGACAAGGACGCCCCGGCGGTGATCCTGGTCCCCGGCGGCGGCTTCCAGTTCCTGGCCATGGACAACGAGGGCTACGACGTGGCCAAGCGGCTGGCGCCGCTAGGCGTGCGCGTCTTCATCCTGAAATATCGGACCATCCCCCTCCCCGACAGCATCGACGGCTTCAAGGCCGCGCTCGCCGGCACATTCCAGCGCGGCGAAGGCGCCGAGGAGCGGACCCGCCAGACGCCGTACGCCGTCGCCGACGCCCAGGCCGCCATTCGCGCGGTCCGCGATCATGCCCATGAGTGGGGGGTCGATCCCAAGCGCGTGGGCGTTCTCGGCTTCTCCGCCGGCGCGATGACGGTGCTGGGCGCCCTGCAGGCCAATGCGCCGGACGCGCGGGCGGACTTCGCCGGCATGATCTACGGCCCGACCCAGTCGGACGTGGTCCCGCCGAACGCGCCGCCGCTGTTCGCCGCCCTGGCCGCCGACGACCGCTTCTTCCGGTCCCAGGACCTCAGCCTGATCCACAACTGGCGCAAGTCGGGCGCCTCGGTGGAGCTCCATCTCTACAGCGCGGGCGCGCACGGCTTCGCCTCGCGGCCGCAAGGCACGACCAGCGACGCCTGGTTCGACCAGTACGCCCTGTGGCTGAAGGCGATGAAACTGACGCCCTGA
- a CDS encoding TonB-dependent receptor, which translates to MRKLILLATAATGVLAMPSLAAAQDNQTTGLAEIVVTATKRSANLQSVPVAVTAITGETIQNQRINEFGDLTRAAASLTLTQSTASPNNAIILRGIGTYAFSIGVEPSVAVIIDDVPVVQQAQAFDNLSDVERIEVLRGPQGTLFGKNASAGAINIVTRDPSVAFSGHASATATTDRGYKADASISGPISDATGYRLGVYYNHWDGNVRNLANGQRLNDNTSYGVRGKLRSELTDKLVMSLSGSYAKSKSDGTAATLRLIDLNYVPAGSTTPVIPKFNGVSIVPALAGITPGANNRKTRVDNVGFTDNKQASFSGKLSYDLGFANLISVTSYQDWKYNFAADVDGTDLAVNGTAPNVTSPIQPGLGVSNSGPYHSKSFSQEVRLTSKGEGPLSYVVGAFYADAKTTRDFQRGPALLLAKWTGWQSTRSVAAFAGVDYKFPTNTTFSGAVRVNNERIEDSFVNLLPSATVYVSPTNIGTCGAGSQLCAGSNEDTVATWKLSLNQELAPRVSVYASAATGYKGFAYDISSGYTPLRTQNPVQPEKSKSYEAGLKSRFFDNRVQLNLAAFYTDYDNFQAQSSQYINGALQQKLNNVGKLRTKGVEIEAQAMPVEWLRLDASAAYTDAQVISFPNAACYPGQAQTGTGCGPSTNPVGLGNVQDRSNTQLPNSPKFKINLGGTVTRDLASDLKGVFTVNYQYQSKVNFDLLGNPLAEQKAYGLLNASASLARGDVKATLFVNNLLNEHFVSGIGDGFGSYGVHFVTQVLSRDSDRYFGLKVDTKF; encoded by the coding sequence ATGCGAAAGTTGATTTTGCTCGCCACTGCGGCGACCGGCGTTCTGGCCATGCCGAGCCTGGCGGCGGCCCAGGACAATCAGACCACCGGCCTGGCTGAAATCGTCGTGACCGCGACGAAGCGTTCGGCCAACCTGCAGAGCGTTCCGGTGGCCGTCACCGCCATCACGGGCGAGACGATCCAGAACCAGCGCATCAACGAGTTCGGGGATCTCACCCGCGCCGCCGCGTCGCTGACCCTGACCCAGAGCACGGCGTCGCCGAACAACGCCATCATCCTGCGCGGCATCGGCACCTACGCCTTCTCGATCGGCGTCGAGCCTTCCGTGGCCGTCATCATCGACGACGTGCCGGTGGTCCAGCAGGCCCAGGCCTTCGACAACCTGTCCGACGTCGAGCGCATCGAAGTGCTGCGCGGCCCGCAAGGCACGCTGTTCGGCAAGAACGCCAGCGCCGGCGCGATCAACATCGTCACCCGCGATCCCTCGGTCGCCTTCAGCGGCCACGCCTCGGCCACCGCCACCACCGACCGGGGCTACAAGGCCGACGCCTCGATTTCCGGCCCGATCTCGGACGCTACGGGCTATCGCCTGGGCGTCTACTACAACCACTGGGACGGCAACGTCCGCAACCTGGCCAACGGTCAACGCCTGAACGACAACACCTCGTACGGCGTCCGTGGCAAGCTGCGGTCCGAGTTGACCGACAAGCTGGTGATGTCGTTGAGCGGGTCTTACGCCAAGTCCAAGTCGGACGGCACCGCGGCGACGCTGCGGCTCATCGACCTGAACTACGTTCCGGCGGGCTCCACCACGCCGGTGATCCCCAAGTTCAACGGCGTCTCGATCGTACCGGCCCTGGCCGGCATCACGCCCGGCGCGAACAACCGCAAGACCCGGGTCGACAACGTCGGCTTCACCGACAACAAGCAGGCCAGCTTCAGCGGCAAGCTGAGCTATGATCTCGGCTTCGCCAACCTGATCTCTGTCACCTCGTATCAGGACTGGAAGTATAACTTCGCGGCCGACGTCGATGGCACCGACCTGGCGGTCAACGGCACGGCCCCGAACGTGACCAGCCCGATCCAGCCGGGCCTCGGCGTCAGCAATTCGGGTCCTTATCACTCCAAGTCGTTCAGCCAGGAAGTGCGCCTGACCTCCAAGGGCGAGGGTCCGCTTTCCTACGTGGTGGGCGCCTTCTACGCAGACGCCAAGACGACCCGCGACTTCCAGCGCGGCCCCGCCCTGCTCCTGGCCAAATGGACGGGCTGGCAGAGCACGCGCAGCGTCGCGGCCTTCGCGGGCGTGGACTACAAGTTCCCGACCAACACCACCTTCAGCGGCGCGGTTCGCGTCAACAACGAGCGGATCGAGGACAGCTTCGTAAATCTGCTGCCCAGCGCTACGGTCTATGTTTCGCCGACCAATATCGGCACCTGCGGCGCGGGCAGCCAGCTGTGCGCCGGCAGCAACGAGGACACGGTCGCCACCTGGAAGCTTTCGCTGAACCAGGAGCTGGCGCCGCGGGTCTCGGTCTACGCCAGCGCGGCTACCGGCTATAAGGGTTTCGCCTACGACATCTCGTCGGGCTACACGCCGCTGCGCACCCAGAACCCGGTGCAGCCCGAGAAGTCGAAGTCCTACGAGGCCGGCCTGAAGAGCCGCTTCTTCGACAACCGCGTGCAGCTGAACCTCGCGGCCTTCTACACCGACTACGACAACTTCCAGGCTCAGTCGTCGCAGTACATCAACGGCGCCCTGCAGCAGAAGCTGAACAATGTCGGCAAGCTGCGCACCAAGGGCGTCGAGATCGAAGCCCAGGCCATGCCGGTCGAGTGGCTGCGCCTGGACGCCTCGGCCGCCTATACCGACGCCCAAGTGATCTCGTTCCCGAACGCGGCCTGCTATCCCGGCCAGGCCCAGACGGGCACGGGCTGCGGACCGTCGACCAACCCGGTCGGCCTCGGCAATGTTCAGGACCGCTCGAACACCCAGCTGCCCAACAGCCCGAAGTTCAAGATCAACCTGGGCGGCACGGTCACGCGTGATCTGGCCAGCGACCTGAAGGGCGTCTTCACCGTCAACTACCAGTACCAGAGCAAGGTCAATTTCGACCTGCTGGGCAACCCGCTGGCCGAACAGAAGGCCTATGGCCTGCTCAACGCCTCGGCGTCGCTGGCGCGTGGTGACGTCAAGGCCACCCTGTTCGTCAACAACCTGCTCAACGAGCACTTCGTGAGCGGCATCGGCGACGGCTTCGGCTCGTACGGCGTCCACTTCGTGACCCAGGTGCTGTCGCGCGACAGCGACCGCTACTTCGGCCTGAAGGTCGACACCAAGTTCTAG
- a CDS encoding MFS transporter: MTWRSARLRILLLVIAGTIINYIARNSLGVLAPQLKQDLAITTEQYSYIVGAFQLAYTVMQPIAGLLIDKIGLTAGFALFALAWSVANMMHGAAKGWASLAAFRGMLGMAEAAAIPAGMKSIGEWFPDRERSVAVGWFNAGTSLGAVIAPVLVALVAKTWGWQAAFFVTGLIGVVFAGVWFRFYRSPAKAGFVSPAERAEIEDGQRPVTSSASTLKAIAATPRFWAIAVPRFLAEPAWQTFSFWIPLYLAKERGMDLTHIALFAWMPFLAADAGGILGGYLAPFLQKWRGLSLEGSRIAGVAMGAVLMIAPGFVGIVGHPMAAIALLAIGGFAHQVISVLINTLSADVFPKGDIAKANGLVGMAGWTGGLLFSLAIGQLADKIGFAPLFACLGVFDLIGAIWLFAMRRHLIVKEA, translated from the coding sequence GTGACTTGGCGCTCGGCGCGGCTGCGCATCCTCCTGCTGGTGATCGCCGGCACGATCATCAATTACATCGCGCGCAATTCGCTTGGCGTCCTGGCGCCGCAGCTGAAGCAAGACCTGGCGATCACGACGGAGCAATACAGCTACATCGTCGGCGCCTTCCAGCTGGCCTACACCGTCATGCAGCCGATCGCGGGGCTGCTGATCGACAAGATTGGCCTGACCGCGGGCTTCGCTCTGTTCGCCCTGGCCTGGAGCGTGGCCAACATGATGCACGGCGCGGCGAAGGGGTGGGCCTCGCTGGCGGCGTTCCGGGGCATGCTGGGCATGGCCGAGGCCGCCGCGATCCCGGCCGGCATGAAGTCGATCGGCGAGTGGTTTCCGGATCGCGAGCGCTCCGTCGCCGTCGGCTGGTTCAACGCCGGCACCTCGCTCGGCGCGGTGATCGCGCCGGTTCTGGTCGCCCTGGTCGCCAAGACCTGGGGCTGGCAGGCGGCGTTCTTCGTCACGGGCCTGATCGGCGTGGTGTTCGCCGGCGTGTGGTTCCGCTTCTACCGCTCGCCGGCCAAGGCAGGCTTCGTCTCGCCCGCCGAGCGCGCTGAGATCGAGGACGGCCAGCGCCCGGTCACCTCCAGCGCCTCGACCCTGAAGGCGATCGCCGCCACGCCCCGGTTCTGGGCGATCGCCGTGCCGCGCTTCCTGGCCGAGCCGGCCTGGCAGACCTTCTCGTTCTGGATCCCGCTGTACCTGGCCAAGGAGCGGGGCATGGATCTGACCCACATCGCCCTGTTCGCCTGGATGCCGTTCCTGGCGGCCGACGCCGGCGGCATCCTGGGCGGCTATCTCGCGCCGTTTCTGCAGAAGTGGCGAGGCCTGAGCCTGGAGGGCTCGCGCATCGCCGGCGTGGCCATGGGGGCCGTGCTGATGATCGCGCCGGGCTTTGTCGGCATCGTCGGCCACCCGATGGCGGCGATCGCCTTGCTGGCCATCGGCGGCTTCGCCCACCAGGTGATCTCCGTCCTGATCAACACCCTGTCGGCGGATGTCTTCCCCAAGGGCGACATCGCCAAGGCCAACGGCCTGGTTGGCATGGCGGGCTGGACCGGCGGCCTGCTGTTCTCGCTGGCGATCGGCCAGCTGGCCGACAAGATCGGCTTCGCGCCGCTGTTCGCCTGCCTGGGCGTCTTCGACCTGATCGGGGCCATCTGGCTGTTCGCCATGCGCCGCCATCTCATCGTGAAGGAAGCTTGA
- a CDS encoding glycerol-3-phosphate dehydrogenase: MEFDLLVVGGGVNGAGVARDAAGRGLSVLLVEQNDLASATSSASTKLVHGGLRYLEYYEFKLVREALEERETLLAMAPHIIWPLRFVLPHAHATRPAWLVRLGLFLYDHLGGRRRLPGSRGLKLKGSPEGAALRPQYRKAFAYSDCWVDDARLVTLNAMDAHARGAVIQTRTKLVSAHRVGAAWEARLKPQDGPERTVRARAIVNAAGPWVSDVLSGALDVSTGSGTRLIKGSHIVVPRLFEGEHAYMLQNPDRRIVFAIPYEDRFTLVGTTDVAWDAPPGPAQITAEEVDYLCESINRYFARPITARDVTWSYAGVRPLFDDNADSASAVTRDYVLEVDAPQAQAPVLSVFGGKITTYRHLADQAMNRLGAFFPDAGPSWTRGAVLPGGDLPDLDRAALALALRAEFPFLPDDLALRLARSYGTRTRRILANARSLADLGEDFGAGLHAAEVDYLVAEEWARTAEDVLYRRSKLGLHIPPEGAVRLEAYLDRARVTPSVEALEA, encoded by the coding sequence GCACCAAGCTGGTGCATGGCGGCCTGCGCTACCTCGAATACTATGAGTTCAAGCTGGTCCGCGAAGCGCTTGAGGAGCGCGAGACGCTCCTGGCCATGGCCCCGCACATCATCTGGCCGCTGCGGTTCGTCCTTCCGCACGCCCACGCCACCCGTCCCGCCTGGCTGGTCCGGCTGGGCCTGTTCCTCTACGACCATCTCGGCGGACGCCGCCGGCTGCCCGGGTCGCGCGGGCTCAAGCTGAAGGGCTCGCCCGAGGGCGCGGCGCTGCGTCCGCAATACCGCAAGGCCTTCGCCTATTCGGACTGCTGGGTCGACGACGCTCGCCTGGTGACGCTCAACGCCATGGACGCCCACGCGCGCGGCGCGGTAATCCAGACCCGCACCAAGCTGGTTTCGGCCCACCGGGTCGGCGCGGCCTGGGAAGCGCGGCTGAAGCCCCAGGACGGCCCTGAGCGTACGGTGCGCGCGCGCGCCATCGTCAACGCCGCCGGCCCCTGGGTCTCCGACGTCCTGAGCGGCGCCTTGGACGTCTCGACGGGCAGCGGAACGCGCCTGATCAAGGGCAGCCACATCGTGGTGCCGCGCCTGTTCGAGGGCGAGCACGCCTACATGCTGCAGAACCCCGATCGCCGGATCGTGTTCGCCATCCCCTACGAGGATCGCTTCACCCTGGTGGGCACAACCGACGTGGCCTGGGACGCCCCGCCGGGGCCGGCGCAGATCACCGCCGAAGAGGTCGATTATCTCTGCGAGAGCATCAATCGCTATTTCGCCCGCCCCATCACGGCGCGCGACGTGACATGGAGTTATGCTGGCGTCCGTCCGCTGTTCGACGACAACGCCGACAGCGCCTCGGCCGTGACCCGCGACTACGTGCTGGAGGTGGACGCGCCGCAGGCGCAGGCCCCCGTGCTGTCGGTGTTCGGCGGCAAGATCACCACCTATCGCCACCTGGCGGATCAGGCGATGAACCGCCTCGGCGCGTTCTTCCCCGACGCCGGTCCGTCCTGGACGCGGGGCGCCGTCCTGCCCGGCGGCGACCTGCCTGACCTGGACCGCGCCGCCCTGGCCCTCGCCCTGCGCGCCGAGTTTCCATTCCTGCCGGACGATCTCGCGCTCCGCCTGGCGCGCTCGTACGGCACCCGGACGCGACGTATCCTGGCCAACGCCAGGAGCCTGGCCGACCTCGGCGAGGACTTCGGCGCGGGGCTGCACGCCGCCGAGGTCGATTATCTGGTCGCCGAGGAGTGGGCGCGCACGGCCGAGGATGTCCTCTATCGCCGCAGCAAGCTGGGCCTGCACATACCGCCGGAAGGGGCCGTCCGCCTCGAAGCCTATCTGGATCGCGCCCGCGTCACGCCGTCGGTAGAGGCGCTGGAGGCATGA
- the glpK gene encoding glycerol kinase GlpK translates to MTVGRHILAIDQGTTSTRSIIFDAQGAVVGVDQREFAQSYPELGWVEHDPETIWRDVVDTARAALARAGVAADAVAAIGIANQRETVVVWDRRTGQAVHPAIVWQDRRTADRCGALRQAGHESLVQARTGLRLDPYFSASKLAWLLDHVPGARQAAQRGELAFGTIDSFLLWRLTGGAVHATDATNASRTLLFDIHRQVWDEDLLALFDIPASLLPDVRDNCADFGETQADLFGAPVPIRGMAGDQQAALIGQACFDQGMVKATYGTGCFMLMNTGPRPVSSNTRLLTTVAYRLDGQPTYALEGSIFVAGAAIKWLRDQMGLIVRASDTSSMATQVPDGHGVYMVPAFVGLGAPYWDPHARGLIHGLTLDTSAAHIARAALESVAFQTHDLIAAMFADGASRPSALRVDGGMAANDWLCAFLSDVIDAPVERPVNIETTALGAAFLAGLGAGVWPSLTAIAEGWRLDRRFDPEMTPQSREQCLEGWRDAVARTLYRPAPRAETSGP, encoded by the coding sequence ATGACCGTCGGCCGCCACATCCTGGCCATCGATCAGGGCACGACCAGCACGCGAAGCATCATCTTCGACGCTCAGGGCGCGGTCGTCGGCGTCGACCAGCGCGAGTTCGCCCAGAGCTATCCCGAACTGGGCTGGGTCGAGCATGACCCCGAGACCATCTGGCGGGACGTGGTCGACACCGCCCGCGCCGCCCTCGCCCGCGCCGGCGTCGCCGCAGACGCCGTCGCCGCCATCGGTATCGCCAATCAGCGCGAGACCGTCGTGGTCTGGGATCGGCGGACCGGACAGGCCGTTCATCCGGCGATTGTCTGGCAGGACCGCCGGACGGCCGATCGCTGCGGGGCCCTGCGGCAGGCCGGTCACGAATCCCTTGTCCAGGCGCGCACCGGTCTTCGCCTGGATCCCTATTTTTCGGCCAGCAAGCTGGCCTGGCTTCTCGACCACGTCCCCGGCGCCCGCCAGGCCGCCCAGCGGGGCGAGCTGGCGTTCGGCACGATCGACAGCTTTCTGCTCTGGCGGCTGACCGGCGGCGCCGTGCACGCGACCGACGCGACCAACGCCTCCCGGACGCTGTTGTTCGACATCCATCGCCAGGTCTGGGACGAAGACCTGCTGGCGCTGTTCGACATCCCCGCCTCGCTGCTGCCGGACGTGCGCGACAACTGCGCCGACTTCGGCGAGACCCAGGCCGACCTCTTCGGCGCGCCCGTGCCGATCCGCGGCATGGCCGGCGACCAGCAGGCGGCGCTGATCGGTCAGGCCTGCTTTGATCAGGGCATGGTCAAGGCCACCTACGGCACCGGCTGCTTCATGCTGATGAACACCGGTCCACGGCCTGTGTCGTCGAACACGCGCCTGCTGACCACGGTCGCCTATCGGCTGGACGGCCAGCCGACCTATGCGCTGGAAGGCTCGATCTTCGTGGCGGGCGCGGCGATCAAGTGGCTGCGCGACCAGATGGGCCTGATCGTGCGGGCGTCCGACACCTCGAGCATGGCGACCCAGGTGCCGGACGGCCATGGCGTCTACATGGTGCCGGCTTTCGTCGGCCTAGGCGCACCCTATTGGGATCCGCACGCCAGGGGCCTGATCCACGGCCTGACCCTGGACACCTCGGCCGCCCACATCGCCAGGGCCGCCCTGGAGTCGGTCGCGTTCCAGACCCACGACCTGATCGCGGCCATGTTCGCCGACGGCGCCTCGCGCCCCAGCGCCTTGCGGGTGGATGGCGGCATGGCCGCCAACGACTGGCTGTGCGCCTTCCTCTCCGACGTGATCGACGCGCCCGTCGAGCGTCCCGTCAATATCGAGACCACCGCCCTGGGCGCGGCCTTTCTGGCCGGCCTGGGCGCGGGCGTCTGGCCCAGCCTGACCGCTATCGCCGAAGGCTGGCGGCTGGATCGACGCTTCGATCCCGAGATGACGCCACAGTCGCGCGAACAGTGCCTGGAGGGCTGGCGCGATGCGGTGGCCCGCACGCTCTATCGGCCCGCGCCCCGCGCCGAAACCTCCGGGCCGTGA